The following proteins are encoded in a genomic region of Rhizobium sp. ZPR4:
- the kdpB gene encoding potassium-transporting ATPase subunit KdpB translates to MSQLKSASILDSRILVPAIGASFKKLNPRTLAKNPVMFVVAVVSMLTTVLFLRDLVTGGGNLAFSLQINIWLWFTVLFANFAEAVAEGRGKAQADSLRKSRTETQAKLLVGNSRTDYKMVPGTSLKVGDVVLVEAGDIIPSDGEVIEGVASVNEAAITGESAPVIRESGGDRSAVTGGTQVLSDEIRVRITAAAGSTFIDRMIALVEGAERQKTPNEIALNILLAGMTLIFVLATVTIPSFAAYAGGSIQTVVLVALFVTLIPTTIGALLSAIGIAGMDRLVRFNVLAMSGRAVEAAGDVDTLLLDKTGTITLGNRQATAFRPVRGISEQDLADAAQLASLADETPEGRSIVVLAKEKYAIRGRDMTSLKATFVPFTAQTRMSGVDLEGSSIRKGAVDAVIAYVEGAANGATEGTAVMSRTSSEMLRELQGIADEIAKAGGTPLAVARDGRLLGVIHLKDIVKGGIRERFAELRRMGIRTVMITGDNPLTAAAIAAEAGVDDFLAQATPEMKLALMREEQSKGKLVAMCGDGTNDAPALAQADVGVAMNTGTVAAREAGNMVDLDSDPTKLIEIVEIGKQLLMTRGALTTFSIANDIAKYFAIIPAMFIAFYPQLKMLNIMGLATPQSAILSAIIFNALIIVALIPLSLKGVRYRPIGAGALLSRNLLIYGLGGIVVPFIGIKAIDMAITAIGLA, encoded by the coding sequence ATGAGCCAGTTAAAATCAGCGAGTATTCTGGATTCTCGCATCCTCGTTCCGGCGATCGGCGCTTCGTTCAAGAAGTTGAACCCGCGCACGCTTGCCAAGAACCCTGTCATGTTCGTGGTCGCCGTCGTTTCGATGCTGACGACCGTCCTCTTCTTGCGCGACCTCGTCACCGGCGGCGGCAATCTTGCCTTCTCGCTGCAGATCAATATCTGGCTCTGGTTCACGGTGCTGTTTGCCAATTTCGCGGAAGCCGTTGCCGAAGGCCGCGGCAAGGCGCAGGCGGATTCGCTGCGCAAGTCGCGCACCGAAACCCAGGCAAAGCTTTTGGTCGGTAACAGCCGCACCGACTACAAGATGGTGCCTGGCACCAGCTTGAAGGTCGGCGACGTCGTTCTCGTCGAAGCCGGCGACATCATCCCCTCCGATGGCGAGGTGATCGAAGGTGTTGCTTCGGTCAACGAAGCCGCGATCACCGGCGAATCCGCACCTGTCATTCGTGAATCAGGCGGCGACCGTTCGGCCGTAACGGGCGGCACACAAGTGCTCTCGGACGAAATCCGCGTACGCATCACTGCCGCCGCCGGTTCGACCTTCATCGACCGCATGATTGCGCTGGTGGAAGGCGCCGAGCGGCAGAAAACGCCGAACGAAATCGCGCTCAACATCCTGCTTGCCGGCATGACGCTGATCTTCGTGCTCGCGACCGTCACCATCCCGAGTTTTGCCGCCTATGCCGGCGGCTCGATCCAGACGGTCGTGCTCGTTGCTCTCTTCGTGACCCTGATCCCGACCACCATCGGCGCTCTGCTTTCGGCAATCGGTATTGCCGGCATGGACCGTCTGGTGCGCTTCAACGTGCTCGCCATGTCCGGCCGTGCCGTCGAGGCTGCCGGCGACGTCGACACGCTGCTTCTCGACAAGACCGGCACGATTACTCTTGGCAATCGCCAGGCGACCGCGTTCCGTCCGGTCCGCGGAATCAGCGAGCAGGATCTCGCCGACGCCGCGCAGCTTGCCTCGCTTGCTGACGAAACGCCTGAGGGACGTTCGATCGTCGTGCTTGCCAAGGAAAAATATGCGATCCGCGGCCGCGACATGACGAGCCTGAAGGCGACCTTCGTGCCCTTTACCGCTCAGACCCGCATGAGCGGCGTCGATCTGGAAGGCTCGTCAATCCGCAAGGGCGCCGTCGATGCCGTGATCGCCTATGTCGAAGGTGCGGCCAATGGTGCGACGGAAGGTACAGCCGTCATGTCCCGCACATCGAGTGAGATGCTGCGGGAGCTGCAAGGGATCGCCGACGAGATCGCCAAGGCTGGCGGCACGCCGCTTGCCGTCGCCCGTGATGGTCGTCTGCTCGGCGTCATCCATCTGAAAGACATCGTCAAGGGCGGCATCCGCGAACGCTTTGCGGAACTGCGCCGCATGGGTATCCGCACCGTCATGATCACGGGCGACAACCCGCTGACGGCTGCTGCCATCGCCGCCGAAGCCGGCGTCGACGACTTCCTCGCCCAGGCGACCCCGGAAATGAAGCTGGCGCTGATGCGCGAGGAACAGTCCAAGGGCAAGCTCGTTGCGATGTGCGGCGACGGCACGAACGACGCGCCCGCACTCGCCCAGGCCGATGTTGGCGTTGCCATGAACACCGGTACGGTCGCCGCCCGTGAGGCCGGCAACATGGTCGATCTCGACAGCGACCCGACAAAGCTGATCGAGATCGTCGAGATCGGCAAGCAATTGCTGATGACGCGCGGCGCCCTGACGACCTTCTCTATCGCCAACGATATCGCCAAGTATTTCGCCATTATCCCGGCGATGTTCATCGCCTTCTATCCGCAGCTGAAGATGCTGAACATCATGGGCCTTGCAACGCCGCAAAGCGCCATTCTCTCGGCGATCATTTTCAATGCGCTCATCATCGTTGCGCTGATCCCGCTATCGCTGAAGGGTGTCCGTTATCGCCCGATCGGCGCAGGCGCGCTGCTCAGCCGCAACCTTTTGATCTACGGCCTTGGCGGTATCGTCGTCCCCTTCATCGGCATCAAGGCCATCGACATGGCGATCACCGCCATTGGCCTCGCCTAA
- a CDS encoding K(+)-transporting ATPase subunit C, whose protein sequence is MLKQIRPAIVMIVATTVLTGLAYPLAMTGVAQALFPHQANGSLVEKDGKVIGSSLIGQNFTADRYFHGRPSATTGADPNDPTKSVSVPYNAANSGGSNLGPTNSSLMTRIKGDAATLQAQNPNVPVPIDMVTTSGSGLDPDISPDDAYFQVPRVAKARNMDEAKVKSLVDAAIEPRELGVLGEPVVNVLALNQALDASMTQ, encoded by the coding sequence ATGTTGAAACAAATCAGACCCGCCATCGTCATGATCGTCGCCACGACCGTCTTGACCGGCCTTGCTTACCCGCTTGCCATGACGGGTGTCGCTCAAGCGCTCTTTCCCCATCAGGCCAATGGCAGCCTGGTCGAGAAGGACGGCAAGGTGATCGGCTCGAGCCTTATCGGCCAGAATTTCACGGCGGATAGGTATTTCCACGGCCGCCCATCGGCCACGACGGGCGCCGATCCGAATGACCCGACCAAATCGGTTTCCGTACCCTATAATGCCGCCAATTCCGGCGGTTCCAATCTCGGTCCGACCAATTCGAGCCTGATGACACGCATCAAGGGCGACGCCGCAACGCTGCAGGCGCAGAATCCCAACGTGCCGGTTCCGATCGACATGGTGACGACATCGGGCAGTGGTCTCGACCCGGACATTTCGCCGGACGATGCCTATTTCCAGGTACCGCGCGTCGCCAAGGCCCGCAACATGGATGAGGCCAAGGTCAAGTCGCTCGTTGACGCAGCCATAGAGCCGCGAGAGCTTGGCGTTCTCGGCGAGCCTGTCGTCAACGTGCTGGCATTGAACCAGGCGCTTGATGCTTCTATGACTCAGTAA